CAACTTTATTATTTTTAACTATAAAAGCTACTATCGAATGATATCCGACAACTCTGCTTTTTTCACCTATTCTTTCAGCATCTCCCGAATTTTCATATTGTACCTTTCGCAAATTAATATTAGGCTCATCTTCAATAAGATATAACAATGTTAATACCGAAGTCCATCCACAACAACTTGTTGCCAGATTGTCAATTCCTCTCTGTGAATTTGCAGTAATTGTATTTACAAACCTTGCAGGTGATTTTGAGATAATTGCATCGGCAGTTAAGTTATCAACAATAACAGCATCATCATATTTTGGATAATGCGAAAAATCAGAACTTATAATAAATAAATAATCTTCATTAAAATACGGTTTTAGCACTTTTGCCAGTTTTTTACTAAAACCGGGTGTTTGGTCAGCAATAATAATGGGAACAATTTCAAAATCTTCTTTCATAATATATTGTAAAAAAGGCAACTGAACCTCAAGACTATGCTCAAACCAATGTGCATCTCTGTAGTAATTAATAAATTTATTTTCACTAATTAATTTTTCGGATAATTCAATATTTACTTTTACCTCACCAAGTGGTGTTACATAATTACCTTTGCTATATATTGAAGCACCTGAAAATGATGTTTTATGACTTGAGCCGATTAAAAATATCGTTTTATATTTTTTATTTCTGTTTATCTGATTAAAACTACTGGCAGCAACTCTTCCTGAATAAACATAACCTGCATGTGGGGAAATAATGGCTAATACCTTGTTATTAGTAACTTTATCAACAGCATCACTAAAAAGATTTTCAAGGTCAGATTTTAATTGCTCAGGATTTTTTGAATAAAATGCTCCCGCAACAGCAGGCTCTCGATTTACTAAGTTTTGTTTTGAATTATCAGTCTGTGATTTACAGTTAGAAACTAATAAAAGTATGATTAATACAAATAGATAATTTAATTTTGTTTTCATTGTTGAATGTTTTAATGTGTGTTTTATTTATTTGTGATTTTATTATTATCCAAATTGAGCGATTTTTACTAAACGGTAGCAATAAATTGTGTTTACTGATTTACACTAACTTTTATTTAAAGGATTTCATTATCAAATTCAAGAATTTTCATATTGCTATACCCTTTTGCAAAAGAAAATTATTGTCTTGTTAGAAGCAGGTTAATTCTTGCTTTTAAGAAGTTTTGATTTCAATTCATCCTTATCTTTTATAATTTGTGTTCTAATGTCTTTCATCGCATCTTTAAAAGCTTCAATCGCAGATTTTCTCCAAGCATCTTCCCCGTATCCCCAATACATTGCTATGTATGATAATCCTGTCCCAGCCCCTTTGTATTTTTTTATTACATTTTTATTTATATCACAAATTGTAATTTGAATTTCTAATTCAGTTTTTATAGAGCTTATAGGAATACCAATTAAACTTGGAACACAAAGAGTCCAAAGTGAAAAAAATGTCAAGAAAATATTTCTCTTTTCATTAAAAGAAATCAAATCAAGCTGTATGCTCCCATACGGTTGGCTTGTAGTGTCTATAATATTGTTTTTAACTTCACTAGCATAGACTTTCAGTATGTCATAAATTCGTTTTTCAGGTATATATTCAAGGGTTAAATCATAATCAACTTTTACTAAACTATATGTTGCTTTTGTATATTCAATAATACCTGTAATTTTTATATTACCACTTGAAATAACGTTTTCCAAATTATCCATATTTGCTTCAGGTTCCAGAGTTGGTAATAAAGCAGGTGTTGTATCTTTGACAACAAAGTCAGATGGTTTTATTGTCCTACAGCTAATTAAAATCATGCAAAAAATACAAGTATAAAATATATTTTTCATATTTGATTTCTAAGATTTTCTCTGACGGAAAGTGTATGAAAAGATAGCAAAATAAAATCTACTTCTCTATCAAACCGTTATACTGTTTTTTATAGTTCAAATTTAACAATTTTATTCATTGCTCGCTATTTTTTACACGTTGCTGTGCTTAGTACTTTTTATATTAACTTGTCTATTTTAAATTCATCATCTTGTTCACTCCTTTTTATTTGGAGTTTTCTTTCTTCTACTAAATTATCAATGAATGTGACAATTTGCAATATGCTTAATTTTAAATCCTCAGTTGTGAATTCAATTAGTTTTCTTTCGTAATGTGAAAAGTCATTACCTATTTTGAAAGTATTTCTGATTTTTTTGGCTAGAACCTTTATGGTATTTAATTCTTCATGTACAGAACTGAACTCTGGTTTTCCTTTTATCACAAGATGATCATTTTCAACATCGTAAAAATAAAAAATAATCTGTCCGATGGTTTTTTCATTTATTGTATTTTGAAAATCAGGTATTAATATTTTAAGAAAGTCCTTTACTATAAATTCAAGAGCTTTTCTAAATATCATACCCGAACTTTCCTTAAAACCTAGTTCATCTATTATTGTAGCTTCTTGAAAAACCAAATAGAATTTTTCACAAATATTCTTAATGTTTTCCTTCTGCTCAAATTCGTATGGATTATCCCTTTTGATCGCTTTTACCCAATTACATACTTGATTTTTGAAATGGTCAAATTTGTCAGATTGATAATAAAAATCTGTTCCATTTGAGTTTCTTGCATTTATCATGTACCCATCATGTCCTTTTTTTATAATTGATTGAATAGATTTATTATTAGCAAAATCAAAATCTATTGAATTATTAACATCCTCATTAAAAATCATGGGTACACCTTCTAAGGAGCTAATTTTTTTTAATTCTACAATTTCATATTGAGTAAATTTCATTTTTCAGTCTTTCTTGGCATTAAGCACAAATTAGGTATAAAATTAACATAAAATTCTCAATAATTTATAGAATAATCTGTAGCATTTATATTTTTGTAACTAATCAGTTTGTTTAGGGAGTTAATTTTCATTATACAAACCTATACTTTGTTGTATTCTTATCTCCAAATTTTTTAATTATGTTATTTTCTACTGCAAATTTCAAATCTCTGCTTGCTGTTGCCGGTGAAATTTCTTTAAAATTTCTAAGATATTCTTTTCGTGTAAAAAAATCATTTTTGATTATAGATTTATACATATTTATCCTATCCAAATTTGTCAATGCTATGTTTTGTGTTTTGAGCAACTCTTCTAATGATTCTTTGATTATTTCAAGCATAAATTCAATGAATAATGTCGATGTACCTTTTTTGTCAGATATTCCCAAAACATTATAATATTCTGTTTGCCTTTCCTTTATCAATGTTTCAATTGGCAAAAATTCAAAAACGGGGTATTTGTTTTTCAAAATAAGAGTTTGCCATAATCGACCCATTCTTCCGTTCCCGTCAAGAAAAGGATGAATAAATTCAAGTTCATAGTGAAAAACACAACTTTTTATTAATATCAAATCATCATCATGCTTCAAATAATCAAACAAATCATTCATTAGCGGGTTAATCATTTCTCCCTGTGGAGCAATATGAGCTATATCTGAACCTTTTACAATCCCAACCGATTTACTTCGGAATCTTCCCGGTGATTTTATTAGTCCATCCATTAAAATTGCATGTGCTTTGCAAAATGAACTAATGGAATAAGATACAAATTCATCGAACTTATCATATACTGATATTGCGTTTTTAACCTCTATGATGTCTTTTTTAGGACCAATAATCCTTTTGTTTTCAATTATTGCAGTAATTTGTTCAATTGTTAATGTATTTCCTTCTATTTCAAGTGAAGACTGAATTGTTCTAACCCTGTTTTTCTTTCTTAGTTCTGTCGGTGGTTTATGCAAATGAGCTGAATTTACTTCTCCAATCCTTTCGGAGATTATTGCTATTAAGTTTAGGATTTTATTAGTTATTTTGTAAGGTGGTTTCATGTTGATAGTATCATTTGACACTATCAAAGATAACAATTCATTTATATTATTTTCTCATTTTGATAATAATTTTCATACTTGCTTTTAATAAAACCTAACCACACGTTTTTATTCATCTTCCCAAATCTCATTATAGAATTTTTTAAATTCCATCTGTTTAATACCCAGAATTAAATAATCTAAATTCTCGCTACATGCCTTACTCATAAATATTGATAAAGGCCATTCCATCTCATGTTGTCTAGGTATGTATATTCCAGTTTCTTAGATGTCATTCATTGCTATATAAATCTTAAAACTATTTGCTCGTAATGAATCTGATGTAAATACGTCAATTGAATTAACTAGAAATGGATTTGAGAAAATCCCATATTCATATCTTGCTTTTCCAGATTTAGTCAGAAATGTGCCCATAGCTTCACCTTCCTCACCATAGCCATGAAAAATATGAATCCAGTTCTTTGGTGTTTCAATCATGAAGTGACTTGTACTTATAGTCTTTGTACTATCATTTCTAATATATTTAGTCAAAAATGTTTCACTATAATCAATGCCTCCAAAAATCAAGAATAATCCTATATGAACTACAAGACAAAGTATTAGTATTATCGCAATCCATTTTAAAAGTATTTTCATATTAGCCAAATCTTAAAAATCATTTACAAATGAAAAAATTAAGCACTAATCCACCGATAATTGTAGATAGGGCTCCTATCAATATTCCAATCACAATAGTTTTTAATCCTGATATTCTTTGAATCATATACTGTTCAAAGATGGCTTTTAGATAAATTCTTTGAAGTAAGTTTGTTTTCACAAAAGCCGTGCAAGAAGTACCACGCCAAATAATGTATTTGATTAAGATATTTCCATTTATATATGCTTTGTGATACTTGTCAAGAAACTCAATTTTATATGTGCTTCTGTAGTCAGATTCCATAATTTTCCCGTTAACAATATGGTTTTTATCAACAGCTATTGTTTTAATTATTTCCTTTTCTCTAATTACGATTTTAGCAATAATGGACCTTTCTTTATTCTTGGTTATATTACCCATTTTGTCAATCGTATATTTATAAAGTTTAAGCTCCATGTTTGCTGGGTTTAAATGTGTGGTAACTTAGGTATAAAATTAACATAAAAATTTTAGTTTCAATAAACAATTAAGTATTTATCTATTGCTCATAAGTTTTTCCTTTTTAAAATCATTTTTCTAAAAAAACTATTATTTTTACAAAGCATAATTTACAACCTGAATTATTCACAAATAAGTATTAATATTAAATATGGAAAAATAATAATTCGTGCAAAAAGCAGATAAGTTAACAGTTAGCAATTGACAGTAAGCAAATTCATTTTGTAAACTGTCAATTGCATATTGTCAACTGTTCACTGTCAATTTGATAGCAATCAGATGTCGATTGCCTACTTGCATCAAATAATTTTAAAATAATTAATC
This genomic interval from Bacteroidales bacterium contains the following:
- the amrB gene encoding AmmeMemoRadiSam system protein B, giving the protein MKTKLNYLFVLIILLLVSNCKSQTDNSKQNLVNREPAVAGAFYSKNPEQLKSDLENLFSDAVDKVTNNKVLAIISPHAGYVYSGRVAASSFNQINRNKKYKTIFLIGSSHKTSFSGASIYSKGNYVTPLGEVKVNIELSEKLISENKFINYYRDAHWFEHSLEVQLPFLQYIMKEDFEIVPIIIADQTPGFSKKLAKVLKPYFNEDYLFIISSDFSHYPKYDDAVIVDNLTADAIISKSPARFVNTITANSQRGIDNLATSCCGWTSVLTLLYLIEDEPNINLRKVQYENSGDAERIGEKSRVVGYHSIVAFIVKNNKVEKSDFIISEKDKKVLLNIARNTIVEYVANKKIPDIDSQNFSEELKTNCGAFVTLHKSGKLRGCIGRFDAQEPLFSIIQQMAISAVTQDHRFQPVKSDEIKDLEIEISVLTPMKKINSIDEIELGKHGIYIIKGSNKGTFLPQVATETGWDLEQFLGHCARDKAGIGWEGWKDADIYIYEAKVFNESELE
- a CDS encoding Fic family protein produces the protein MIVSNDTINMKPPYKITNKILNLIAIISERIGEVNSAHLHKPPTELRKKNRVRTIQSSLEIEGNTLTIEQITAIIENKRIIGPKKDIIEVKNAISVYDKFDEFVSYSISSFCKAHAILMDGLIKSPGRFRSKSVGIVKGSDIAHIAPQGEMINPLMNDLFDYLKHDDDLILIKSCVFHYELEFIHPFLDGNGRMGRLWQTLILKNKYPVFEFLPIETLIKERQTEYYNVLGISDKKGTSTLFIEFMLEIIKESLEELLKTQNIALTNLDRINMYKSIIKNDFFTRKEYLRNFKEISPATASRDLKFAVENNIIKKFGDKNTTKYRFV